The nucleotide window GCGTTCGGGGAAATCGCTGCGATAATGTCCGCCACGCGACTCGCGTCTTGAGAGCGCCGCCTGAGCGATGAGTTTAGCGAGGGTGACGAAATTCCATGACCGCGTGTTCATTTGTCGCGAGGCAATCTCTTCGAGGGCATCAAGCGCCGCTTTCAACCCTTGTTCATGGCGAACGATGCCGACTTTATCCCACATGATTTTTTTAACTTCACGTCGTGTGCTATCGCCGATTTGCCAGTCGGTGGTCTCACCGAAATCCCAATCGCGCGGCGCGGCTTCGACAATTTCCGAAGGCGATTCCTGAATCGCTGCAAACCCTGCGCGCGCGCCAAAGACCAGACCTTCCAACAGTGAATTCGATGCCAGACGATTTGCCCCGTGAACCCCTGTGCAGGAAACTTCGCCTGCCGCGTACAGCCCGTCAATGGAGGTGCGTCCGTAAGTATCGGTGCGCACCCCGCCCATCGTGTAATGGGCTGCCGGAGAGACCGGAATCAAATCGCGGGTGATGTCAACGTTGTAAAACAGACAGGTGTCGTAAATTTTCGGAAACCGGTCACGAATGAACTCGCCATCCAGATGGCGCATATCCAGCCAGACATTCAACGCCTCGTCTTTCTGCATCTCAAAATGAATCGAACGGCTGACAATATCGCGCGGCGCAAGTTCGGCGCGTTCATCATAATTTTTCATGAAGCGTTCGCCCCTGGCGTTGAGCAAATGCCCGCCTTCGCCGCGCATGGCTTCCGAAAGTAAAAAGCGCGGCGCATTCGCAACCACCAGCGCCGTCGGGTGAAATTGAATGAATTCCATATCGGCAAGCACGGCGCCAGCGCGATATGCCATTGCCTGACCGTCGCCGGTTGCCACATCCGGGTTCGTCGTATGCAGGTAAAGTTGCCCTGCGCCGCCGGTCGCCAGCACCACCGCGCGGGCATAAAGGGCGCGGACTTTGTTGGTGCGAGGTTCGACATAGGTAACCCCTACACAACGATTGTCTTTAACGATGAGCGATTGGGTGCAGGCGTGCGGCAGGTATTCAATGTTGGTAAAACTTTTTGACCAGGCAACCAGGGCGCGGACGATTTCGCGCCCGGTCGCGTCGCCGCTTGCATGCAGAATGCGCGAACGCGAATGTGCGGCTTCGCGTGTGAACAGCAATTCATCGCCAACCTTATCAAATTTCGCGCCGTGTTCAATCAATTCGGTGATGTAACGTGGACCTTCTTCGACCAGAACATTGACCGCCTCTTCGTCGCAAAGTCCGGCACCGGCTTCGAGGGTGTCCTGAACGTGCAACTCGATTTTGTCGTCGTCGCTTAACACTACCGCGACCCCCCCCTGGGCATATTCGGTGTTTGATTCGCTGACCTTATCTTTAGTTAAAACGGCGACGCGCCCGACTTTGGCTAAAGCGACAGCGGCGCGCAGTCCCGCTACACCGCTGCCGACGATGATGAAATCAATTTTATCGTTCATAGTTATTCGAGATTGTAACAAGGCGAGTTAATGAAGTCACATTTTCCGGTAAAGCGGTGAACAGGTGAAGCGGTGAGAAAACCAGAACTGTAA belongs to Acidobacteriota bacterium and includes:
- the nadB gene encoding L-aspartate oxidase — encoded protein: MNDKIDFIIVGSGVAGLRAAVALAKVGRVAVLTKDKVSESNTEYAQGGVAVVLSDDDKIELHVQDTLEAGAGLCDEEAVNVLVEEGPRYITELIEHGAKFDKVGDELLFTREAAHSRSRILHASGDATGREIVRALVAWSKSFTNIEYLPHACTQSLIVKDNRCVGVTYVEPRTNKVRALYARAVVLATGGAGQLYLHTTNPDVATGDGQAMAYRAGAVLADMEFIQFHPTALVVANAPRFLLSEAMRGEGGHLLNARGERFMKNYDERAELAPRDIVSRSIHFEMQKDEALNVWLDMRHLDGEFIRDRFPKIYDTCLFYNVDITRDLIPVSPAAHYTMGGVRTDTYGRTSIDGLYAAGEVSCTGVHGANRLASNSLLEGLVFGARAGFAAIQESPSEIVEAAPRDWDFGETTDWQIGDSTRREVKKIMWDKVGIVRHEQGLKAALDALEEIASRQMNTRSWNFVTLAKLIAQAALSRRESRGGHYRSDFPERDDEHFKAHTLQQRIDLQQVSTSTKLNN